In Massilia violaceinigra, one DNA window encodes the following:
- a CDS encoding S46 family peptidase codes for MLKSIALPVALLGVFVTANADEGQWQPYQLPQLSSELKRIGITIPAEKLADLSKHPMSAIVSLGGCSASFVSGDGLVVTNHHCAYGAIQRNSTADKNYIVNGFLAKTRDAELPGGPNTLVYVTEKVENVTDRVLKGLSPSMSGRERNEEVQNRIKALTAECETDKAYRCSVPSFHRGLEYYRIRQLMIRDVRLVYAPSDMIGNFGGDVDNFEWPRQTGDYAFLRAYVGKDGRPADPSPDNVPYKSKDFLVVSAEGLKNGDPILLAGYPGRTSRYKLPSEIRFARDANFPVRVAEMQADLAVIAAATKGNAAHDVRYASVVKSINNVLKKTQGLLDGFARKDIASIKDVQDAEFRAWFNKPGNQQGVSPTLLADLDAAIAADMALSEQEFAWSVANNSDLLKSARTVYRLALEAAKPDAKRETGYQERDLSFIKARLTRLEQSYVGSVDEARFAAGLQRYQKLAAKMHPQGLDALLPAPGAVGTLYKQSELGDTAKRLGWIGKDAAAFAKSDDAFIQLAVKLHDVTMALENRRKEIDGNLERIIPQYMSAVIAWKKSQGKPVYADANSTLRVTFGTVAPYSPRDGIVKGPFTTVEGIVEKHTAAEPFNAPKPLLDAVKEKRYGVFKDPVLNTVPVNFLSSADTTGGNSGSAVMNKRGELVGLNFDSTYESVTKDWYFDSDITRAIHVDIRYMLWVMKEVDHADNLLKEMTIKYPRK; via the coding sequence TTGTTGAAATCCATCGCCTTACCCGTCGCCCTGCTCGGCGTATTCGTTACCGCGAATGCCGATGAAGGCCAGTGGCAGCCATACCAGCTTCCGCAACTGTCGTCGGAACTGAAACGCATCGGCATCACCATCCCTGCCGAGAAGCTCGCCGACCTGTCCAAGCACCCCATGAGCGCCATCGTGTCGCTGGGCGGCTGCTCGGCGTCGTTCGTGTCGGGCGATGGACTCGTGGTCACCAACCACCATTGCGCCTACGGCGCCATCCAGCGCAATTCGACCGCCGACAAGAACTACATCGTCAACGGCTTCCTCGCCAAGACGCGCGACGCCGAACTGCCGGGCGGGCCGAATACCCTGGTGTACGTCACCGAAAAAGTCGAAAACGTCACCGACCGCGTGCTCAAGGGCCTGTCGCCGTCCATGTCCGGGCGCGAGCGCAACGAAGAAGTCCAGAACCGCATCAAGGCCCTGACCGCCGAATGCGAGACCGACAAAGCCTACCGCTGCTCGGTACCGAGCTTTCACCGCGGCCTTGAGTACTACCGCATCCGTCAGCTGATGATTCGCGATGTGCGCCTGGTGTATGCGCCATCGGACATGATCGGCAATTTCGGCGGCGACGTCGATAACTTCGAGTGGCCGCGCCAGACCGGCGATTACGCTTTCCTGCGCGCCTACGTCGGCAAGGATGGCCGTCCGGCCGATCCGTCACCGGACAACGTGCCGTACAAATCGAAGGACTTCCTGGTCGTCTCGGCCGAAGGCCTGAAGAACGGCGATCCGATCCTGCTGGCCGGCTATCCGGGCCGCACCAGCCGCTACAAGCTGCCGTCCGAGATCCGTTTCGCGCGCGACGCCAACTTCCCGGTGCGCGTGGCCGAAATGCAGGCCGACCTGGCCGTCATCGCCGCCGCCACCAAGGGCAACGCCGCCCACGACGTGCGCTACGCCAGCGTGGTCAAGAGCATCAACAACGTGCTCAAGAAAACCCAGGGCCTGCTCGACGGCTTCGCGCGCAAGGACATCGCCTCGATCAAGGACGTGCAGGACGCCGAATTCCGCGCCTGGTTCAACAAGCCGGGTAACCAGCAGGGCGTGTCGCCAACGCTGCTGGCCGACCTGGACGCCGCCATCGCCGCCGACATGGCGCTGTCGGAACAGGAATTCGCCTGGTCGGTCGCCAATAACAGCGACCTGCTGAAAAGCGCGCGCACGGTTTACCGCCTGGCGCTGGAAGCGGCCAAGCCCGACGCCAAGCGCGAAACCGGCTACCAGGAGCGCGACCTGTCGTTCATCAAGGCGCGCCTGACCCGCCTCGAGCAATCGTACGTCGGCAGCGTGGACGAGGCACGGTTTGCCGCCGGCCTGCAGCGCTACCAGAAGCTGGCCGCGAAGATGCATCCGCAAGGCCTGGACGCGCTGCTGCCGGCGCCTGGCGCCGTCGGTACGCTGTACAAACAGTCGGAACTGGGCGACACCGCCAAGCGCCTGGGCTGGATCGGCAAGGATGCCGCGGCGTTTGCGAAATCGGACGACGCCTTCATCCAGCTGGCCGTCAAGCTGCACGACGTGACCATGGCGCTGGAAAACCGCCGCAAGGAAATCGACGGCAATCTCGAACGCATCATCCCGCAGTACATGTCGGCCGTGATCGCGTGGAAGAAATCGCAAGGTAAGCCGGTCTACGCCGACGCCAATTCGACCCTGCGCGTGACCTTCGGCACGGTAGCGCCGTACTCGCCTCGCGACGGTATCGTCAAGGGTCCGTTCACGACCGTCGAAGGCATCGTCGAGAAGCACACCGCAGCCGAGCCGTTCAACGCACCGAAGCCGCTGCTCGACGCGGTCAAGGAAAAGCGTTACGGCGTGTTCAAGGACCCGGTGCTGAACACGGTGCCGGTCAATTTCCTGTCCAGCGCCGATACCACGGGCGGCAATTCCGGTTCGGCGGTGATGAACAAGCGCGGCGAACTGGTTGGCCTGAACTTCGATTCGACCTATGAATCGGTGACCAAGGACTGGTACTTCGACAGCGACATCACGCGCGCCATTCACGTGGACATCCGCTACATGCTGTGGGTGATGAAGGAAGTCGACCATGCCGATAACCTGCTCAAGGAAATGACCATCAAGTACCCGCGCAAGTAA
- the pnuC gene encoding nicotinamide riboside transporter PnuC, with translation MNESFVLLGLTTTPLELTASALAVITVVLNIRQTHWAWLFAIISSAVYGIVFLNARLYGDMCLQGVFIAVSVWGWYQWLYGGEQHSPLVATRSSRIGWIGGIAGWLVLYAVIGYALHRYTDSHVWRIDGFLTAGSLLGQLLLSRKKVENWLVWIVVDVLYVGLYIHQNLHVTAVLYAAFVVMAWFGWRAWVRIADGKQ, from the coding sequence ATGAACGAATCCTTTGTCCTGCTTGGCCTGACCACCACACCGCTCGAACTGACGGCGTCGGCCCTGGCGGTCATCACCGTCGTACTCAATATCCGCCAGACTCACTGGGCGTGGCTGTTTGCGATCATATCGTCGGCCGTCTACGGCATCGTCTTCCTCAACGCTCGCCTGTACGGCGACATGTGCCTCCAGGGCGTGTTCATCGCCGTGTCGGTGTGGGGCTGGTATCAGTGGCTGTATGGCGGCGAACAGCATTCCCCGCTCGTGGCGACGCGCTCGAGCCGCATCGGCTGGATTGGCGGTATCGCCGGCTGGCTGGTGCTGTACGCCGTGATCGGCTACGCGCTGCACAGATACACCGACTCCCACGTGTGGCGCATCGACGGCTTTCTAACGGCGGGCAGCCTGCTTGGCCAACTGCTTTTATCGCGCAAGAAGGTTGAAAACTGGCTCGTGTGGATCGTCGTTGACGTGCTGTATGTCGGCCTGTACATCCACCAGAACTTGCATGTGACGGCGGTGCTGTACGCAGCTTTTGTCGTGATGGCGTGGTTCGGATGGCGCGCCTGGGTGCGCATTGCGGACGGCAAGCAATGA
- a CDS encoding AAA family ATPase produces MTPVLRVAILGAESSGKSTLAAALAAHFGTVWVPEYLREFVDTTGRVPQESDQFSIAQTQMAREDAAARQASRFLFCDTTPLMTAIYSRWYWNRVDAQLSVLEQRHAYAITLVTAPDGPWEADGLQRESEAVRQTIHEQVVQMLDERGIRYSLVTGSLEERMVQAVRLLTAYR; encoded by the coding sequence ATGACGCCGGTGCTGCGGGTTGCCATCCTGGGCGCTGAATCGTCTGGAAAATCGACGCTGGCCGCGGCGCTGGCGGCGCACTTCGGAACCGTGTGGGTGCCCGAGTACCTGCGCGAGTTTGTCGATACTACCGGCCGCGTGCCGCAAGAGAGCGACCAGTTTTCGATTGCGCAGACCCAGATGGCGCGCGAAGACGCGGCCGCCCGGCAAGCCAGCCGTTTTCTGTTCTGCGATACCACGCCGCTGATGACGGCCATTTACAGCCGGTGGTACTGGAACAGGGTGGATGCACAGTTGTCGGTGCTGGAGCAGCGCCACGCCTATGCGATAACGCTCGTGACGGCACCGGACGGGCCGTGGGAGGCGGACGGATTGCAGCGCGAATCGGAGGCGGTACGCCAGACGATTCATGAGCAGGTGGTTCAGATGCTTGATGAGCGGGGGATCAGGTATTCGCTTGTCACAGGTAGCCTGGAAGAGCGGATGGTGCAGGCGGTACGGTTGCTCACCGCGTACCGCTAA
- a CDS encoding TonB-dependent siderophore receptor — translation MSSPKFKQSVIALSIVQAFAFSAHAQTTSQSMPEVVVTGAKQIAADRASVAGFSDTPLLYTPATVVSISREQMQDYSIRNSTDAMKFDASVSDSYNAVGYAEQFSIRGFALNNGASYRKDGIAISGDTQIPLENKERIEILKGLSGLQAGVTAPGGIVNYALKRPTATPLRSVTVEARERGTVYGAVDLGGRFNDKRFGYRVNAAGERLRSYVKGADGERSFVSGAFDWQISPQALLQLDMDYQKKSQITAPGYQLIRGVALPTNISAKTLLNEQPWTKPVDTRTSNIGLRFEYLINDAWRTTITANKHEFKRDDFTAFPYGCSNEGEGFYPGYCSNGDYDVYDYQSVDERKSPLGAQALLQGKFATGSIGHELTIGATYLERSDKAGEYVYDYVGFSNIYNNLIVPPVDASRTTGPLTERLNDHERGFVVQDILSLSAQFKLHTGLRYAAIKRNASTDTSFLLPNVALVYNPTPDWTIYGSLAHGMEHGGVAPKRTSNQFASLEPSRSKQVEFGVKAMVNEALSMSASVFSIEKGLEYTNAANTFVRSGEQKHSGLELAAQGKAGKDLKYSVSLMALDTQQEGTGTASLDGKRVTNVPKFKTATVLEYAVPAVAGLKVNGMWQYTGKKAFDIENKTMVPGYSVFNLGTAYATRIAGVSTTVRATVDNVADKFYWRDVTQELGGYLLPGAPRTVRVSAQFDF, via the coding sequence ATGTCATCGCCAAAATTCAAGCAGTCCGTCATCGCCCTGTCCATCGTGCAGGCGTTCGCCTTTTCCGCTCACGCGCAAACGACCTCGCAGTCGATGCCGGAAGTCGTCGTCACCGGCGCCAAGCAGATCGCCGCCGACCGCGCCAGCGTGGCCGGTTTCTCCGACACGCCGCTGCTGTACACGCCGGCGACGGTGGTGTCGATCAGCCGCGAGCAGATGCAGGACTACAGCATCCGCAACAGCACCGACGCCATGAAGTTCGACGCCAGTGTCAGCGATTCGTACAACGCCGTCGGCTACGCCGAGCAGTTCTCGATCCGCGGCTTCGCGCTCAATAACGGCGCCAGCTACCGCAAGGACGGCATCGCCATCTCGGGGGACACCCAGATCCCGCTCGAAAACAAGGAGCGCATCGAGATCCTCAAGGGCTTGTCGGGCCTGCAGGCTGGCGTGACCGCGCCGGGCGGCATCGTCAACTACGCGCTCAAGCGCCCGACCGCCACGCCACTGCGCTCGGTCACCGTGGAAGCGCGCGAGCGCGGCACCGTGTACGGCGCGGTGGACCTGGGCGGCCGCTTCAACGACAAGCGCTTCGGCTACCGCGTCAACGCCGCCGGCGAGCGCCTGCGCTCCTACGTCAAGGGTGCGGACGGCGAGCGCTCCTTCGTGTCGGGCGCGTTCGACTGGCAGATCTCGCCCCAGGCGCTGCTGCAGCTCGACATGGACTACCAGAAGAAATCGCAGATTACCGCGCCCGGCTACCAGCTCATTCGCGGCGTCGCGTTGCCGACCAATATCTCGGCCAAGACCTTGCTCAATGAGCAGCCGTGGACCAAGCCCGTCGACACGCGCACCAGCAATATCGGCCTGCGCTTCGAGTATCTGATCAACGACGCCTGGCGTACCACCATCACCGCCAACAAGCATGAATTCAAGCGCGACGACTTCACCGCCTTCCCTTACGGCTGCAGCAACGAGGGCGAGGGTTTCTATCCGGGCTACTGCTCGAACGGCGACTACGACGTGTACGACTACCAGAGCGTAGACGAACGCAAGTCGCCGCTCGGCGCGCAAGCCCTGTTGCAGGGTAAGTTCGCTACCGGCTCAATCGGCCACGAACTGACCATCGGCGCGACCTATCTTGAACGCAGCGACAAGGCCGGCGAATACGTGTACGACTACGTCGGCTTCAGCAATATCTACAACAACCTGATCGTGCCGCCCGTGGACGCGAGCCGCACGACCGGACCGCTCACGGAACGCTTGAACGATCATGAACGCGGCTTTGTGGTGCAGGACATCCTGTCGCTGAGCGCGCAGTTCAAGCTGCACACCGGCTTGCGCTATGCCGCCATCAAGCGCAATGCAAGCACCGACACCAGCTTCCTGCTGCCGAACGTCGCACTGGTTTACAACCCGACGCCCGACTGGACGATCTACGGCTCGCTGGCGCACGGCATGGAACACGGCGGCGTGGCGCCCAAGCGCACCAGCAATCAATTTGCGTCGCTCGAACCGAGCCGCTCGAAGCAGGTGGAATTTGGCGTCAAGGCGATGGTCAACGAGGCGCTCAGCATGTCGGCGTCGGTGTTCAGCATCGAAAAAGGGCTGGAATACACCAACGCGGCAAATACGTTCGTGCGCAGCGGCGAACAAAAACACAGCGGGCTGGAACTGGCTGCCCAGGGCAAGGCTGGCAAGGATTTGAAGTACAGCGTCTCGCTGATGGCGCTGGACACGCAGCAGGAAGGTACCGGCACCGCATCACTGGACGGCAAGCGCGTGACCAATGTACCGAAGTTCAAAACGGCGACGGTGCTGGAATATGCGGTGCCGGCGGTCGCGGGTTTGAAGGTGAACGGCATGTGGCAGTACACCGGCAAAAAGGCGTTCGACATCGAGAACAAGACGATGGTGCCGGGTTACAGTGTGTTCAATCTGGGAACCGCGTACGCGACGCGTATCGCCGGTGTGTCGACGACGGTGCGCGCGACGGTGGACAACGTGGCCGACAAGTTCTACTGGCGCGACGTGACGCAGGAACTGGGCGGATACCTGCTGCCGGGTGCACCGCGTACGGTGCGGGTGTCGGCACAGTTTGACTTTTAA
- a CDS encoding iron-containing alcohol dehydrogenase: protein MLNFDFYNPTQILFGQGQIAAIAKQIPASARVLLVYGGGSIKQNGVYDEVLAALADFTVTEFAGIEPNPSYETLMRAIAQVKAEKIDFLLAVGGGSVIDGTKFIAAGALLEEDPWTILEKRGNNIVAAMPFGAVLTLPATGSEMNSGGVVTRKSTHEKFSFMSRKCFPKFAVLDPSKTYSLPTRQVGNGVVDAFAHVMEQYMTYPVGAKVQDRFAEGLLLTLIEEGPQALANPDDYDVRANVMWCATLALNGLIGAGVPQDWATHMIGHELTALHNLDHAQTLAIVLPSMLRVRKEGKRAKLLQFAERVWNLSGGDEDTRIEAAITRTEEFFEQMGVKTRLGDYGLGAKDLDGILSALEAHRMVKLGEQRDVTLDVSRKVLEMSL from the coding sequence GTGCTCAACTTCGACTTCTACAATCCGACGCAGATCCTGTTCGGCCAGGGCCAGATCGCCGCCATCGCCAAACAGATTCCCGCGTCCGCGCGCGTGCTGCTCGTCTACGGCGGCGGCAGCATCAAACAAAACGGCGTCTACGACGAAGTGCTGGCCGCCCTGGCCGATTTTACCGTCACCGAATTCGCCGGCATCGAACCGAACCCCAGCTACGAAACGCTGATGCGCGCCATCGCCCAGGTCAAGGCCGAGAAAATCGACTTCCTGCTCGCCGTCGGCGGCGGATCGGTCATCGACGGCACCAAGTTCATCGCCGCCGGCGCCCTGCTTGAAGAAGACCCGTGGACGATCCTCGAAAAGCGCGGTAACAATATCGTCGCCGCCATGCCCTTCGGCGCGGTGCTGACCCTGCCCGCGACCGGCTCGGAAATGAACAGCGGCGGCGTCGTTACCCGCAAATCGACGCACGAAAAATTCTCGTTCATGAGCCGCAAGTGCTTCCCCAAGTTCGCCGTCCTCGACCCGAGCAAAACCTATTCGCTGCCCACGCGCCAGGTCGGCAACGGCGTGGTGGACGCCTTTGCGCACGTGATGGAGCAGTACATGACCTACCCGGTCGGTGCCAAGGTCCAGGACCGCTTTGCCGAAGGCCTGCTGCTTACGCTCATCGAGGAAGGCCCGCAGGCACTGGCCAATCCCGACGATTACGACGTGCGCGCCAACGTCATGTGGTGCGCCACGCTCGCCTTGAATGGCCTGATCGGCGCCGGCGTGCCGCAGGACTGGGCGACTCACATGATCGGCCACGAGCTGACCGCCCTGCATAATCTCGACCACGCCCAGACGCTCGCCATCGTGTTACCGAGCATGCTGCGCGTGCGCAAGGAGGGCAAGCGCGCCAAGCTGCTGCAGTTCGCCGAACGCGTGTGGAACCTGTCCGGCGGCGATGAAGATACCCGCATCGAAGCGGCCATCACCCGCACCGAGGAGTTCTTCGAGCAGATGGGCGTGAAAACGCGCCTGGGCGACTACGGTCTTGGCGCCAAGGACCTGGACGGCATCTTGAGCGCCCTCGAAGCGCACCGCATGGTCAAACTCGGCGAACAGCGCGACGTCACCCTCGACGTGAGCCGCAAAGTGCTGGAAATGAGCCTGTAA
- a CDS encoding glutathione S-transferase, whose protein sequence is MTYELYYWPTIQGRGEFIRLALEEAGAAYVDVGRQKNGADKVAAALAAQATPSFAPPFLTAGALTIGQTANILLYLGARHGLAPRAEAGRLWVHQLQLTITDLVNEAHDTHHPVGVSLYYEDQKKEAKRRAADFIGNRIPKFLSYFEGVLQQPKRRGGFLVGSRLSYADLSMFQVMEGLRYAFPKAMKRLEPAYPGLVALHDHVAQRPNIAAYLASKRRIAFNEDGIFRHYPELDR, encoded by the coding sequence ATGACGTACGAACTATATTACTGGCCGACGATCCAGGGGCGCGGCGAATTCATCCGACTGGCGCTGGAGGAGGCCGGCGCCGCGTATGTCGACGTGGGACGCCAGAAAAATGGCGCCGACAAGGTCGCCGCCGCCCTTGCGGCCCAGGCCACGCCATCGTTCGCGCCGCCTTTTCTCACCGCCGGGGCGCTGACCATCGGCCAGACTGCCAACATCCTGCTGTACCTCGGCGCCCGCCACGGCCTCGCGCCGCGCGCCGAAGCGGGGCGCTTGTGGGTGCATCAGTTGCAGCTGACCATTACGGACCTCGTCAACGAAGCGCACGACACCCATCATCCTGTCGGCGTGTCGCTGTATTACGAGGATCAGAAAAAGGAAGCCAAACGACGCGCCGCCGACTTTATCGGGAACCGGATTCCCAAGTTCTTGTCTTACTTTGAGGGCGTGCTGCAGCAGCCCAAGCGCCGCGGCGGGTTTTTGGTGGGCTCGCGCCTGTCCTACGCGGATTTGTCCATGTTCCAGGTGATGGAGGGCTTGCGCTATGCATTTCCCAAGGCAATGAAGCGGCTGGAACCGGCCTATCCCGGGCTGGTCGCGCTGCACGACCACGTGGCACAGCGGCCGAATATTGCCGCCTACCTGGCCTCGAAGCGGAGGATTGCGTTTAACGAAGACGGCATATTCCGGCATTACCCCGAACTCGACCGCTGA
- a CDS encoding MFS transporter — MPLALWALTLSAFAIGTTEFVIVGLIPTIAASLGVSVPSAGLLVSLYALGVAIGAPVLTALTGRVPRKQLLLGLMALFTIGNLVAWMAPGYFALMAARVLTGLAHGVFFSIGSTIATSLVSKEKAASAIALMFTGLTVALVTGVPLGTWIGQSFGWQSTFLAVSLLGVIAFIGSYFLVPSTIAMSPPASLMTQLAVLKKPRLLLVYAMTTLGYGGTFIAFTYLAPILQEVSGFSASSVSLVMLVYGVSVACGNIWGGKLADKKGPIKALQIVFALLAAVLLLLTFTASNMWLALGTVLLWGAVAFGNVPGLQVYVVQRAERDAPQAVDVASGLNIAAFNVGIALGAWGGGLIVAHVGLMATPWIGAIVVVGALGLTTLAGWLDRRDGLVHVAGTGRAVAAH; from the coding sequence ATGCCACTCGCACTCTGGGCGCTGACACTCAGCGCTTTCGCCATCGGAACCACCGAATTCGTCATCGTCGGCCTGATCCCCACCATTGCCGCCAGCCTTGGCGTGTCCGTTCCGTCCGCCGGGCTGCTGGTGAGCCTGTACGCGCTGGGCGTGGCCATCGGCGCGCCTGTCCTGACGGCCCTCACCGGCCGCGTGCCGCGCAAGCAGTTGCTGCTCGGCTTGATGGCGCTGTTCACCATCGGTAACCTGGTCGCCTGGATGGCCCCCGGCTACTTCGCCCTGATGGCCGCACGCGTGCTCACGGGCCTGGCGCACGGTGTGTTCTTCTCGATCGGCTCCACCATCGCCACCAGCCTGGTGAGCAAGGAAAAAGCCGCCAGCGCCATCGCCCTGATGTTCACCGGGCTGACCGTGGCGCTGGTCACCGGTGTTCCGCTGGGCACCTGGATCGGCCAAAGCTTCGGCTGGCAATCGACCTTTTTAGCGGTCTCGCTGCTGGGCGTGATCGCATTTATCGGCAGTTACTTCCTGGTACCGTCCACCATCGCCATGAGCCCGCCAGCGAGCCTGATGACGCAACTGGCCGTGCTCAAGAAGCCGCGCCTGCTGCTGGTGTACGCCATGACCACCCTGGGCTACGGCGGCACCTTCATCGCCTTCACCTACCTCGCCCCGATCCTGCAGGAAGTGTCCGGCTTTTCGGCGTCGAGCGTGAGCCTGGTGATGCTGGTCTACGGCGTCTCGGTCGCATGCGGCAATATCTGGGGCGGCAAACTAGCCGACAAGAAAGGCCCGATCAAGGCTTTGCAGATTGTGTTTGCGCTGCTGGCCGCCGTCTTGCTGCTGCTGACCTTTACCGCATCGAACATGTGGCTGGCGCTGGGCACGGTGCTGCTGTGGGGCGCGGTTGCCTTCGGCAATGTACCCGGTCTGCAAGTCTACGTGGTGCAACGTGCCGAACGCGACGCGCCGCAGGCTGTCGATGTGGCATCGGGCCTGAATATCGCCGCTTTTAACGTCGGCATCGCGCTCGGCGCCTGGGGCGGCGGGCTGATCGTGGCGCACGTGGGGCTGATGGCCACGCCGTGGATCGGCGCCATTGTCGTGGTCGGCGCGCTGGGACTGACGACGCTGGCCGGCTGGCTCGACCGCCGCGACGGACTGGTGCATGTGGCGGGAACTGGCCGCGCGGTCGCCGCGCACTGA
- a CDS encoding LysR family transcriptional regulator encodes MTLINLDALSAFADIVRCGSFRAAAAERAVTPSALSHAMTKLERDLGVRLLRRTTRAVTPTDAGKRLLARAKPALDDIAGALEELNEVRDTPSGRLRITAPRMAASTVLARALPSFARAYPRIALEISVDDGFQDLAANGFDAGIRLGEALQPNMVAVPISAPVAMAVVAAPAYLEVHPAPVSPEDLAAHACIELRLLSSGTLYGWEFERGTQKRVVNVGGRLLMDDQELIVRAAMDGLGLAYSALDYVAPHIEQGRLRRVLADWTPEGPGFYLYYPSRKHLPAALRALIEHLRYSA; translated from the coding sequence ATGACCTTAATCAATCTGGACGCCTTGTCCGCCTTTGCCGACATCGTGCGCTGCGGCAGCTTCCGCGCGGCGGCGGCGGAACGCGCCGTCACCCCATCCGCCCTGAGCCATGCCATGACCAAGCTGGAGCGCGACCTCGGTGTGCGCCTGCTGCGCCGTACCACGCGCGCCGTGACGCCGACCGACGCCGGAAAGCGATTGCTGGCCCGCGCCAAGCCGGCGCTCGACGATATTGCCGGGGCGCTGGAGGAATTGAACGAGGTGCGCGACACGCCGTCCGGACGGCTGCGCATCACTGCGCCGCGCATGGCGGCGTCCACCGTGCTGGCGCGGGCGCTGCCCTCGTTCGCGCGTGCCTACCCGCGCATCGCGCTGGAGATCAGCGTCGATGACGGTTTCCAGGACCTGGCGGCAAACGGTTTCGATGCCGGCATCCGCCTGGGAGAAGCCTTGCAGCCGAACATGGTAGCCGTGCCGATCAGCGCGCCGGTGGCGATGGCTGTCGTGGCCGCGCCGGCCTATCTGGAGGTGCATCCGGCCCCCGTATCGCCCGAGGACCTGGCAGCACACGCCTGCATCGAGCTGCGGCTGCTCAGTTCCGGAACGCTGTATGGATGGGAATTCGAGCGCGGCACGCAAAAGCGGGTCGTCAACGTCGGTGGCAGGCTGCTCATGGACGATCAGGAACTGATCGTACGGGCCGCAATGGACGGCCTGGGGCTAGCCTATTCGGCACTCGACTACGTTGCGCCGCACATCGAGCAAGGCCGGCTGCGCCGCGTACTGGCCGACTGGACGCCCGAGGGGCCGGGTTTTTATTTGTATTATCCAAGCCGTAAGCATTTGCCAGCGGCATTGCGCGCGCTGATTGAGCATCTGCGCTACAGCGCGTAG
- a CDS encoding LysR family transcriptional regulator, producing the protein MIDVEALSAFAAVIDTGSFSAAAERLGQTPSGISRAIARLESQLGMTLMHRTTRRQDLTEEGDWLLGRARKILAELEDTEAQVSARRSQPSGLVRVNAATPALDHLVAPLVPAFLDAYPLIRLELASGETLVDLIEERADVAIRIGQLADSSLNARRLGSSALRLLAAPSYLARHGMPATVQELGAHRLLGFTAPASLNTWPLADAGVEGVGVMPAVIASSGETLRHLVLAGAGIACLADFLTRADVAAGRLVPVLEPLTLPWSQPVWAVFYKQGALAPRVAALVDFLADRLGATVLTR; encoded by the coding sequence ATGATCGACGTTGAAGCGCTGAGTGCGTTTGCCGCAGTCATCGATACCGGATCATTTTCCGCCGCCGCCGAACGGCTCGGGCAAACGCCTTCCGGCATCAGCCGCGCCATTGCCCGCCTCGAATCCCAGCTCGGCATGACGCTGATGCACCGCACCACGCGGCGCCAGGACCTGACCGAAGAGGGCGACTGGCTGCTCGGCCGCGCGCGCAAGATCCTGGCCGAACTGGAAGATACCGAAGCACAAGTGTCGGCGCGCCGGTCCCAGCCGTCCGGGCTGGTGCGGGTCAACGCTGCCACGCCCGCGCTCGACCATCTGGTTGCGCCGCTGGTGCCGGCCTTTCTGGATGCCTATCCCCTGATCCGGCTTGAACTGGCCAGCGGCGAAACGCTGGTCGACCTGATCGAAGAGCGGGCCGACGTGGCCATCCGCATCGGCCAGCTTGCCGATTCCAGCCTCAATGCGCGCCGCCTCGGCAGCAGCGCCCTGCGCCTGCTGGCCGCGCCATCGTACCTGGCCCGGCACGGAATGCCTGCCACGGTGCAGGAACTCGGCGCACACCGGCTGCTGGGCTTCACCGCGCCGGCCTCGCTCAACACCTGGCCGCTGGCGGACGCGGGCGTGGAGGGCGTCGGTGTGATGCCGGCCGTGATCGCATCGAGCGGTGAAACGCTGCGCCACCTGGTGCTGGCGGGGGCGGGCATTGCTTGCCTTGCGGATTTTCTGACGCGCGCCGATGTCGCGGCGGGCCGGCTGGTGCCGGTGCTCGAACCACTGACCCTGCCATGGTCGCAGCCGGTGTGGGCCGTGTTCTACAAGCAGGGTGCGCTGGCGCCGCGAGTGGCGGCGCTGGTAGACTTCCTGGCGGACCGGCTGGGCGCGACGGTACTGACGCGCTGA